The genomic stretch TTATTGAGGAAAAACACGAGGGAACAATCGATTGCTATTCCCAAATCAGTAAAGGTACGGAATTCATGATTTCTCTTCCTTTTGGCAATTCTAATGCGAAGAATTATGAATAAGACTTAACCTCAAAGATAGAGCTAAGGTTGCCTCATTCACAAATCATTCACATTGGTATAATAAACTAAAGAAAAATCTCTAAAATTAAGTCGTTTTAAAAAACTGCTATGACTAGTCTAAGAACTCCCCTCCAGGGCTATGAAGT from Roseofilum reptotaenium CS-1145 encodes the following:
- a CDS encoding ATP-binding protein, which gives rise to MGLGITIAHQIIEEKHEGTIDCYSQISKGTEFMISLPFGNSNAKNYE